TGCTTCTATACAGATCCGGGGGTATTTGAGCTGGGGTGATTGCGGTCACAGCGAGGGTTCTCAGGCCACCCTACCTGCTGATATGCGCTGCCGGAATGGTTAATTCTCGATGACCCGGCCTTCGCAGTCATAGGGTCCCGGCCACCGACATCGACGCGTCGACGGGTGGTGCGAAACGGCGTTGTCGACCGCACCGTCGAAGTGCTCTCGCGCTCGGACGCGGAAGGCTTTCTCAGCCCACCGAGGTCGCCAGCTCGGCCAGTTCCGGCTGCTCGGCGCTGCCCGTGACGATCACCGTCACCTTGCCGAAGGTGTGCCGCAGCAGCCGCCGTCCGGCGGTGGTCTGGTACTGCTGCCAGCTGACCCCGTCGATCGAGGTGGCGCCGTCGGGGACCAGCGGACCGTACTGCGCGGCCACCGCATCGGGGGCGTCGGCGCTCTGGAGCAGCTCGGCATACCGGCCGGCGGGGCTGACGTAGCCGATCCGGAAGCTCGCCGACCCAGCCGGATCGCCCGGAACCAGTTCCGTCGAGGTCGGCCGCCAGCGCTCGCCCAGCCCGCTCGGCACCAGCACCGTGAAACCGGCCTGCTGCCTGGCCGCGGCGATCGCCGGACCGGGGTCGATGACCCGTACCCCGTCGGTGTCC
This genomic stretch from Jatrophihabitans sp. harbors:
- a CDS encoding DUF4245 domain-containing protein produces the protein MTRPLNPADRQRLRTPGNLWRALIPLLAIAALLVVFSWPHNQDTDGVRVIDPGPAIAAARQQAGFTVLVPSGLGERWRPTSTELVPGDPAGSASFRIGYVSPAGRYAELLQSADAPDAVAAQYGPLVPDGATSIDGVSWQQYQTTAGRRLLRHTFGKVTVIVTGSAEQPELAELATSVG